The region AATAGGCGACTTTCGGGTGGTGCTGGCGGGCATCGGCATCGCTCATCTGCACGTAGGAGCAGATGATCAGTTTGTCGCCTACGCAGGCGCAGCGCGCCGCCGCGCCGTTGACCGAAATGATGCGCGAACCGCGTTCTGCGGCGATGGCGTAGGTCGAGAAACGCTGACCGTTATCAACGTTATAAATATCTATAGCTTCATATTCCAGAATGCCTGCGGCCTCCAGGAAATCCTGATCGATGGCGCAGGAGCCTTCATAGTGCAAATCGGCCTGAGTCACTTTCACCCGATGCAGTTTGCCTTGCAGCATAGTACGTATCATAACTTTACCTGACTGAATATTGTGGGGTGTTGGTACCCTTCGTCTTTCAAGCTGCGGCGTTGTTGGCTGCTTACGCTCACCCCAGTCACTTACCTGAGTAAGCTCCCATGAGGCTCGCCCTTCGGGCCAGCGCTTGCCGCCTGGCCGCAACTCGAAATCCATTGGGTAGATTTTTTATCACTTTCCCGGTAACAACGGTATCAAATATGCAAAAACCTACAGCGTCAGATCAACCTGCTGGTTGTCGATCAGCCGCGCTTTGCCCAGCCAGGCGGCCATCAGCACCACTGCGCGCCGGCTTTCAACACCCAGGGGTTGCAGGCTGTCGGCGTCGCGGATAAACAGTTCGTCCGGGGTGAAACCGGCGGCGCGCAGGTGCGCGGCGGTTTGCTCCAGCAGATCGTCGACGTGGCGCTCACCGTTGCTGAGTTGTTCTGCCAACGCGTTCATGATCTTGCTGAGCTGAGGCGCGATTTTACGTTCTTCGGCGGTCAGATAGCCGTTGCGCGAGCTGAGCGCGAGGCCATCTTTAGCGCGCACGGTCGGCACGCCGACGATGTCAATGTTATACCCCATGTCCGCCACCATCTTGCGGATCAGCGCCAGTTGCTGGTAGTCCTTCTCGCCAAAACAGGCCAGATCCGGCTGCACCAGATTGAACAGTTTGCTGACGATGGTGGAGACGCCGCGGAAATGGCCAGGGCGGCTGGCGCCTTCCAGCATGGTGGAAATGCCCGGCACGTCGACATAGGTTTGCTGCTCCAGCCCCTGCGGATAGACATCGGCCGGCGCGGGTGCGAACACCAGGTCGACATTGCGGCGGGTCAGCTTTTCGCTGTCCTCCTGCAGGGTGCGCGGGTAGCGCGCCAGATCGTCAGGGCGTTCGAACTGCATCGGATTCACGAAAATGCTGACCACCACGATATCGGCGCGCGCTCGGGCTTCATCAACCAGCGTCATATGGCCTTCGTGCAGATTGCCCATGGTAGGCACCAACGCGATGCGTTTGCCGTCCTGGCGCCAGCGGCGGATCTGCTGACGCAGCAAAGGCAGAGTTTCGATAATAATCATTGATAGCTCCTGGAACGATCGCTTAATTAAAAGAGTGTTCTTCAGCGGGGTAAGCGCCTTGCTCAACTTCCTGTATATACTGCTGCACCGCCAGGCGGATATCGCCGCTTTGCGCCAGGAAATTTTTAGCGAATTTCGGCGTATGGCCACCGGTAATGCCAAAGGCGTCGTGCATCACCAGGATCTGGCCGTCGGTCACGTTGCCGGCGCCAATGCCGATTACCGGAATGGACAGCGCTTCGGTGATCTTGCGTGCCAGTTCGGTCGGTACGCACTCCAGCACCAGCAGTTGCATGCCGGCCAGCTCCAGATTTTGCGCATCTTCCAGCAGTTGTTTGGCGGCGAGCTCGTCACGGCCTTGCACCTTGTAGCCACCGAATACGTTCACCGACTGCGGCGTCAGGCCGAGATGGCCGCACACCGGCACGGCGCGCTCGGTGAGCATTTTCACCGTTTCGCACAGCCAACTGCCGCCTTCCAGTTTCACCATATTGGCGCCGGCCTGCATCAGTTCGGCGGCGTTGGCGAAGGCCCGTTCCGGGGTGGCGTAACTCATGAAAGGCATGTCAGCCAGCAGCAGGCAGGCCGGGGCACCACGGCGTACGGCCCGTGTGTGGTAGGCGATGTCGGCGACGGTGACCGGCAGCGTGGAGTCGTGGCCCTGCAGCGTCATGCCCAGCGAATCGCCCACCAGCAGCACTTTAACGCCTTGCTCTTCAAACAGTTTGGCAAAGCTGGCATCGTAGGCAGTCAGTGAAGCAAACTTGCGTTGCTCCTGTTTCCACTGGCGCAAATGGGTCACGGTGGTGGGTTTCATCACTACGTCTCCTGAATAGAGCCGTGCGGTACGCGCAGGGCCCTGGCTGCAAAAAAGTGCTGTCATTCTACTGTAACCCTAACGGGGTGGGTAGCGCAGATCATGAAGCTTAAGGGGTTCTTAAGAACCTTGTGATGTAATGGCGAAAAAGGGACGAGCATGCGAATTCTGCTGATAGAAGATGACAAGTTAATCGGTGACGGCATCAAGGCCGGGTTGACCAAACTCGGCTTTAATCTGGACTGGTTTACCGACGGGCTGGTGGGAAAAAATGCGCTGGAAAGCGCGCCTTACGATGCGGTGATCCTCGATCTCAGCCTGCCGGGCCTGGATGGGCTGGATTTGTTGCGCCAGTGGCGCCAGGCCGGCCATGACGTGCCGGTGTTGATCCTTACCGCGCGCGATGCGCTGGAACAGCGGGTCAGCGGCCTGCAGAGCGGCGCCGATGATTACCTGTGCAAGCCTTTCGCCCTGTCGGAGGTCGCTGCGCGCCTGCAGGCGTTGATCCGCCGTCGCCATGGGCAACTGATGCCGCAGCTGGTGCACGGCAACGTCGTATTCGATGCCGCCACCCGCAGCGTGAGTTGCGGCGGCGAGCCGGTAACCTTGACGCCGCGTGAACTGGCGGTACTGGAGCTGTTCCTGCATAACAAGGGGCGAGTGCTGGCGCGGCCGCTGATCCAGGAAAAACTGTACAACTGGGATGACGAAGTCAGCAGTAATGCAGTGGAAGTGCATATCCATCACCTGCGGCGCAAGTTGGGTAACGGTTTTATCCGCACCATTCACGGCGTGGGTTATACGTTGGGGGAGGCATAGTGAGACATCTCAGCTTGCGGCTGCGGCTGATCCTGATTTTCAGCCTGCTGGCGCTGGTGACCTGGTGTGCCGCCAGCCTGGTGGCGTGGATGATGACGCGCAACACCATCAATGAAGTGTTTGATACCCAGCAGATGCTATTCGCCAAGCGCCTGGCGACCGCCAATCTGGGCGATCTGCTGGCCGACGAAAGCGTGCGCAGCCTGCCGAAAACCAAGAAGCTGGTGCATCACGGCAAGCGGGGCAAGCAGGATGACGATGCGCTGGCGTTCGCCATCTTCGACCGTAACGGCAAGATGTTGCTCAATGACGGTGAAAACGGCGCGGATTTCCACTTTGACGGCGAGCGTGAAGGCTTTACCGATGGCGAACGGCGAGGCGACGACGACAGCTGGCGGCTGCTGTGGCTGACCAGCCCGGACGGCCGCTATCGCATCGTGGTCGGGCAGGAATGGGATTATCGGCGGGATATGGCGCTGGGCATGGTAACCGGGCAACTGGTGCCCTGGCTGGCGACGTTGCCGATGTTGATGCTGTTGATCGCGCTGATGGTGGGGCGTGAACTGCGGCCACTGCGCACGGTGGCCGCCGGGCTGCGCAAACGCGCACCGGACGACGCGACGCCGTTGGATGCGCGCCAGGTTCCGACCGAAGTCAGGCCGTTGGTGGATGCGTTGAACACGCTGTTTGCGCGCATCAACGCGCTGCTGGTGCGTGAGCGGCGTTTTACCTCCGATGCCGCCCATGAGCTGCGCAGTCCGTTGGCGGCGCTGCGGGTGCAGACGGAAGTGGTGCAATTGGCCGGCGACGACGAGCCGATGCGCGAGCATGCGCTGGGCAATCTGACGGTGAGCATCGATCGCGCCACCCGCTTGGTCGATCAGTTGCTGACGCTGTCGCGGCTGGATTCACTGTCGGATCTGGCCGATTTGGAGCCGGTCGACTGGAGCCGGCTGGTGCCGATGACGCTGGCGGAGCAGGATCGCCATGCTTATGCCGCCGGCGTCACGCTGCGTTACGAACAGCAGG is a window of Serratia plymuthica DNA encoding:
- the panD gene encoding aspartate 1-decarboxylase codes for the protein MIRTMLQGKLHRVKVTQADLHYEGSCAIDQDFLEAAGILEYEAIDIYNVDNGQRFSTYAIAAERGSRIISVNGAAARCACVGDKLIICSYVQMSDADARQHHPKVAYFEGDNNLQRKAKAVPVQVA
- the panC gene encoding pantoate--beta-alanine ligase, translated to MIIIETLPLLRQQIRRWRQDGKRIALVPTMGNLHEGHMTLVDEARARADIVVVSIFVNPMQFERPDDLARYPRTLQEDSEKLTRRNVDLVFAPAPADVYPQGLEQQTYVDVPGISTMLEGASRPGHFRGVSTIVSKLFNLVQPDLACFGEKDYQQLALIRKMVADMGYNIDIVGVPTVRAKDGLALSSRNGYLTAEERKIAPQLSKIMNALAEQLSNGERHVDDLLEQTAAHLRAAGFTPDELFIRDADSLQPLGVESRRAVVLMAAWLGKARLIDNQQVDLTL
- the panB gene encoding 3-methyl-2-oxobutanoate hydroxymethyltransferase encodes the protein MKPTTVTHLRQWKQEQRKFASLTAYDASFAKLFEEQGVKVLLVGDSLGMTLQGHDSTLPVTVADIAYHTRAVRRGAPACLLLADMPFMSYATPERAFANAAELMQAGANMVKLEGGSWLCETVKMLTERAVPVCGHLGLTPQSVNVFGGYKVQGRDELAAKQLLEDAQNLELAGMQLLVLECVPTELARKITEALSIPVIGIGAGNVTDGQILVMHDAFGITGGHTPKFAKNFLAQSGDIRLAVQQYIQEVEQGAYPAEEHSFN
- the qseB gene encoding quorum sensing response regulator transcription factor QseB, coding for MRILLIEDDKLIGDGIKAGLTKLGFNLDWFTDGLVGKNALESAPYDAVILDLSLPGLDGLDLLRQWRQAGHDVPVLILTARDALEQRVSGLQSGADDYLCKPFALSEVAARLQALIRRRHGQLMPQLVHGNVVFDAATRSVSCGGEPVTLTPRELAVLELFLHNKGRVLARPLIQEKLYNWDDEVSSNAVEVHIHHLRRKLGNGFIRTIHGVGYTLGEA
- the qseC gene encoding quorum sensing histidine kinase QseC, with the translated sequence MRHLSLRLRLILIFSLLALVTWCAASLVAWMMTRNTINEVFDTQQMLFAKRLATANLGDLLADESVRSLPKTKKLVHHGKRGKQDDDALAFAIFDRNGKMLLNDGENGADFHFDGEREGFTDGERRGDDDSWRLLWLTSPDGRYRIVVGQEWDYRRDMALGMVTGQLVPWLATLPMLMLLIALMVGRELRPLRTVAAGLRKRAPDDATPLDARQVPTEVRPLVDALNTLFARINALLVRERRFTSDAAHELRSPLAALRVQTEVVQLAGDDEPMREHALGNLTVSIDRATRLVDQLLTLSRLDSLSDLADLEPVDWSRLVPMTLAEQDRHAYAAGVTLRYEQQGMPAPLQGQALLLSLLVRNLVDNAVRYTPAGGTVTVRLTERLLAVEDNGPGVTTEHLARLGERFYRPPGQEQTGSGLGLSIVQRIAGLHGLRISFANRAEGGFVAQVML